Proteins encoded together in one Oncorhynchus mykiss isolate Arlee chromosome 7, USDA_OmykA_1.1, whole genome shotgun sequence window:
- the LOC110496986 gene encoding angiotensin-converting enzyme 2-like, with protein sequence MSMTRLLLVGLIAVACVAAQSDLERRAQEFLDQFDGNATHLMYQYSLASWAYNTDISQENLDKLGVQSTIWGEYYSTVSKESEKFPIDQISDPLIRLQLISLQDKGSGALSADKAAHLNKVMNEMSSIYSTGTVCKREDPLDCQTLEPGLESIMANMDSDYYERLHVWEGWRVEVGKKMRPLYEDYVDLKNEAAKLNDYEDYGDYWRSNYETIDDSPYNYARGQLMTDVRRIYKEILPLYKELHAYVRSKLQAKHPEHIHPEGGLPAHLLGDMWGRFWTGLYPISTPFPEKTDIDVTEAMIAQKWPKDRLFQEAEKFFMSVGLYKMFDNFWKDSMLEKPTDGRKVVCHPTAWDMGNREDFRIKMCTEVNMDHFLTAHHEMGHNQYQMAYRNLSYLLRDGANEGFHEAVGEIMSLSAATPKHLKALGLLPGDFVEDKETEINFLMKQALTIVATLPFTYMLEEWRWQVFLGTIPKDQWMQRWWEMKRDMVGVVEPLPRDETYCDPPALFHVSGDYSFIRYFTRTVYQFQFQKALCEAAGHSGPLFKCDITNSTAAGDKLRTMLEFGRSKSWTRALETISGNAKMDSAPLLDYFKDLHVWLIEENRKNNRKSGWRAAEDPFSANAYKVRLSLKAAMGDKAYMWNANEMYLFKANMAYAMRQYYLEVNKTAALFTTENIHTYKETARISFYFVVTDPANSAVVIPKAEVEAAIRMSRGRINDAFKLDDKTLEFEGLLATLAPPVEQPVTVWLVVFGVVMGLVVCMGCYLIISGFRDRKKKSAAKAEENAENPYGVTNKTFEREEDEQTGF encoded by the exons ATGTCTATGACCAGGCTTCTTCTAGTGGGGCTGATTGCTGTGGCCTGTGTGGCAGCACAGTCAGACTTAGAGAGAAGGGCACAGGAGTTTCTGGACCAGTTTGATGGGAACGCTACTCATCTCATGTATCAGTATTCCCTGGCATCATGGGCGTACAACACAGATATTTCCCAGGAGAATTTAGACAAACTG GGTGTACAGAGCACAATCTGGGGAGAATACTACAGCACAGTATCCAAGGAGTCGGAGAAGTTTCCAATCGATCAGATCAGTGATCCATTGATCAGACTCCAGCTGATTTCCCTCCAGGACAAGGGCTCTGGGGCCTTGTCCGCAGACAAAGCGGCACAT CTGAACAAAGTGATGAATGAGATGAGCTCCATCTACAGTACAGGCACGGTGTGCAAGAGAGAAGACCCCTTAGACTGTCAAACCTTGGAACCAG GGCTGGAGAGTATAATGGCCAACATGGACAGTGACTACTATGAGCGTCTACATGTATGGGAGGGCTGGAGAGTGGAGGTAGGGAAGAAGATGAGGCCTCTGTATGAAGACTATGTGGACCTTAAGAACGAAGCTGCCAAACTCAATG ATTATGAGGACTACGGAGATTATTGGCGGTCCAACTATGAAACTATCGATGACAGCCCATACAACTACGCCAGGGGCCAACTGATGACCGATGTGAGGCGCATTTACAAAGAG ATCCTCCCCCTCTACAAAGAGCTGCATGCCTATGTGAGGTCTAAGCTGCAGGCCAAACACCCTGAACACATCCACCCAGAGGGGGGCCTACCCGCACATCTACTGG GTGACATGTGGGGAAGGTTTTGGACAGGTCTTTACCCCATCTCAACCCCTTTTCCAGAGAAAACCGACATTGATGTGACGGAAGCTATGATCGCACAG AAATGGCCTAAGGACAGACTGTTCCAAGAAGCAGAGAAGTTTTTCATGTCGGTGGGTCTATACAAGATGTTCGACAACTTCTGGAAGGACTCTATGCTGGAGAAACCTACTGATGGCAGGAAGGTAGTGTGCCACCCTACAGCCTGGGACATGGGGAACAGAGAGGACTTCAG GATCAAGATGTGTACGGAGGTGAACATGGACCACTTCCTGACAGCGCACCATGAGATGGGACACAACCAGTACCAGATGGCCTACAGGAACCTGTCCTACCTGCTGAGAGACGGGGCTAACGAGGGCTTCCACGAGGCCGTGGGGGAGATCATGTCCCTGTCCGCTGCCACCCCCAAACACCTGAAGGCCCTGGGACTCCTACCAGGCGACTTCGTAGAGGATAAAG AGACTGAGATCAACTTCCTGATGAAGCAGGCCCTGACCATCGTGGCCACCCTGCCTTTCACCTACATgctggaggagtggaggtggcAGGTCTTCCTGGGGACCATCCCCAAGGACCAGTGGATGCAGCGCTGGTGGGAGATGAA GAGGGATATGGTCGGTGTAGTGGAGCCCTTACCCAGAGATGAGACATACTGTGACCCGCCTGCTCTGTTCCACGTGTCCGGAGACTACTCCTTCATCAG ATACTTCACCAGGACTGTCTATCAGTTCCAGTTCCAGAAGGCTCTCTGTGAGGCAGCTGGCCACTCTGGACCCTTATTCAAGTGTGACATCACCAACTCTACAGCAGCCGGGGACAAGCTCAG GACGATGCTGGAGTTCGGGAGGTCAAAGTCGTGGACCAGAGCCCTGGAGACGATTTCAGGAAATGCCAAGATGGACTCCGCCCCTCTCCTGGACTACTTCAAGGACCTCCACGTTTGGCTCATAGAAGAAAACAGGAAGAACAACAGGAAGTCAGGATGGAGAGCAGCTGAGGACCCAT TCTCAGCGAATGCCTACAAAGTGAGGTTGAGTCTGAAAGCAGCTATGGGTGACAAGGCA TACATGTGGAACGCCAACGAGATGTACCTGTTCAAAGCCAACATGGCCTACGCCATGAGACAGTATTACCTTGAGGTCAACAAGACGGCAGCTCTTTTCAC GACAGAGAACATCCACACCTACAAGGAGACAGCCAGAATCTCTTTCTACTTTGTGGTGACTGACCCTGCCAACTCTGCCGTGGTCATTCCCAAAGCTGAGGTAGAGGCTGCTATCAG GATGTCCAGAGGTCGAATCAATGACGCATTCAAACTGGACGATAAAACTCTGGAGTTCGAGGGTCTCCTAGCAACGCTGGCCCCGCCCGTGGAGCAGCCGGTCACCGTCTGGctggtggtgtttggggtggtcaTGGGACTGGTGGTCTGCATGGGCTGTTACCTCATCATCTCTGGCTTCAGAGACAGGAAGAA GAAATCTGCAGCGAAAGCTGAAGAGAATGCAGAGAACCCCTACGGCGTGACCAACAAAACATTTGAGAGGGAAGAGGAT